A genomic region of Pseudochaenichthys georgianus chromosome 12, fPseGeo1.2, whole genome shotgun sequence contains the following coding sequences:
- the kmt5aa gene encoding LOW QUALITY PROTEIN: N-lysine methyltransferase KMT5A-A (The sequence of the model RefSeq protein was modified relative to this genomic sequence to represent the inferred CDS: deleted 1 base in 1 codon): MEKDGGEELWRLHRLSCWQFKQQYTGSQSPWKGAGGKGGHCRVSRARLISDPAEKFIYILSSKRKEPSGESHKNKSDMNGDIVCNSHSVTVLSCTKSISAVHNEIKLTQEGRCSPVCFPQNDARRLGEGRRTNSISATPKDSKTDFPEMESSYSQRSPCWSDEHPPQLHCAQTCLRSPSELPLPLGNSLSHAPLHSNNNSSTLHGLQRRAVRLKGRKSTIRIASGKNSQNRKVTDYYPIRRSSRKSKTELQCEEKRHIDDLITKGIEEGMEVQHIEGKGRGVFATRCFQKSEYVVEYHGDLLQITDAKQREAEYALNPATGCYMYYFQHLCKTYCVDATKESGRMGRLINHSKIGNCQTKLHEINGIPHLIFVASRDVDEGEELLYDYGDRSKASIAAHPWLKY, from the exons ATGGAGAAAGATGgcggagaggagctgtggaggcTGCATCGGCTGAGCTGCTGGCAGTTCAAACAACAATACACGGGCTCACAGTCACCGTGGAAGGGGGCCGGAGGGAAGGGAGGGCACTGCCGTGTGAGCAGGGCGAGGTTAATCTCTGACCCGGCCGAAAAGTTCATTTATATTCTTTCATCGAAACGAAAA GAGCCGAGCGGAGAGAGCCACAAAAACAAGTCGGACATGAACGGG GATATTGTTTGCAACAGCCATTCAGTCACTGTCCTAAGCTGCACCAAGTCCATATCTGCAGTCCACAATGAGATCAAGCTGACCCAGGAGGGAAGATGCTCTCCAGTCTGCTTCCCGCAGAATGATGCTCGGAGGCTGGGAGAGG GCAGGAGAACCAACTCAATCAGCGCCACACCCAAAGACTCAAAGACGGATTTCCCAGAGATGGAGAGCAGCTACAGCCAGCGTTCTCCCTGCTGGTCAGATGAACATCCTCCGCAGCTCCACTGCGCTCAGACCTGCCTTCGCTCCCCCTCTGAACTCCCCCTGCCTCTGGGTAACAGCCTGTCTCACGCGCCCCTCCActccaacaacaacagcagcaccctccACGGCCTCCAGAGGAGAGCCGTCCGTCTCAAAGGGAGGAAGTCCACCATAAGAAT TGCAAGTGGGAAAAACTCCCAAAACCGAAAAGTTACCGATTACTATCCAATAAGACGAAGCTCAAGGAAAAGTAAAACAGAGCTACAG TGTGAAGAAAAGAGACACATCGATGATCTCATCACAAAGGGAATAGAAGAAGGAATGGAG GTGCAGCATATAGAAGGAAAGGGGAGGGGGGTGTTTGCCACTCGGTGTTTCCAGAAAAGCGAGTATGTGGTGGAGTACCACGGAGACCTGCTGCAGATCACCGACGCCAAACAGAGGGAGGCGGAGTACGCCCTGAACCCCGCCACCGGCTGCTACATGTACTACTTCCAGCACCTCTGCAAAACATACTG TGTGGATGCCACAAAAGAGTCTGGTCGAATGGGTAGGTTGATAAATCACAGTAAAATCGGAAACTGCCAAACCAAACTCCACGAAATCAACGGGATCCCTCACCTGATCTTCGTTGCCTCTCGAGACGTCGACGAGGGCGAGGAGCTGCTCTATGACTATGGAGACCGGAGCAAAGCCTCCATCGCAGCCCACCCCTGGCTCAAATACTGA